The following are encoded together in the Nocardioides sp. Arc9.136 genome:
- a CDS encoding CdaR family transcriptional regulator, translated as MQSSAVPGPRARASLARVLDDLGSTLLELVHGDPGRAEEISGVVIHDPLDAPVLPRRSLVLGVGVEEPDRVAELLGELGRRDAAALVLRAPVPVSPEVRAASEAAGVPVLGLSRGAPWAHLAAMLRSLLVEGDVGAVAPESLGGLPSGDLFAVANAIASLLDAPITIEDRNSRVLAFSGRQDEADPSRVETILGRQVPERYSRILSERGVFRELHRSDQPIFVDPTPDADQVFVMPRVAVAVRAGDEVLGSIWAAVPGPLSPERTDALRDAAKLVALHLLRVRAGADVERRVRADLVGSVLEGGPGAREALERLGLADSPLLVLALAVPDPDPETGDDPVLAHERQRLSDAFAVHLSAVHPRSATAPVGGVTYALAAYAGPAGEGEARAVRVAGDFLERIGERLRTVVAVGPVATSLSEIGRSRETTDRVLRVLRDDPSAGPVARLVDVQTESLLMELRDRVLARGEPVTGPLAALVAYDEEHDGSLVATLHAWLEAFGDVNRAAEALYVHPNTFRYRLRRVREVGGLDLLDPAQRFAVGLQLRLWPGLTAGAPSTDDPA; from the coding sequence GTGCAGTCCTCGGCGGTCCCGGGCCCCCGGGCGCGGGCCAGCCTCGCCCGGGTACTGGACGACCTCGGGAGCACGCTGCTCGAGCTGGTCCACGGCGACCCCGGTCGCGCGGAGGAGATCAGCGGCGTGGTCATCCACGACCCGCTCGACGCGCCCGTGCTGCCGCGCCGCTCGCTCGTGCTCGGGGTCGGCGTGGAGGAGCCGGACCGGGTGGCCGAGCTGCTCGGCGAGCTCGGGCGGCGGGACGCCGCGGCGCTGGTGCTGCGGGCGCCGGTGCCGGTGTCGCCGGAGGTGCGCGCCGCCTCGGAGGCCGCCGGGGTGCCGGTGCTCGGCCTGAGCCGGGGCGCCCCGTGGGCCCACCTGGCCGCCATGCTGCGCTCGCTGCTCGTCGAGGGCGACGTGGGTGCGGTGGCCCCGGAGTCGCTGGGCGGGCTGCCCTCCGGCGACCTGTTCGCCGTCGCCAACGCGATCGCCTCGCTGCTGGACGCGCCCATCACCATCGAGGACCGGAACTCGCGGGTCCTGGCGTTCTCCGGCCGCCAGGACGAGGCCGACCCCTCGCGGGTGGAGACGATCCTGGGCCGGCAGGTGCCCGAGCGCTACTCCCGGATCCTCAGCGAGCGGGGGGTCTTCCGCGAGCTGCACCGCAGCGACCAGCCGATCTTCGTCGACCCCACGCCGGACGCCGACCAGGTCTTCGTCATGCCCCGGGTCGCGGTCGCGGTCCGGGCCGGCGACGAGGTGCTCGGCTCGATCTGGGCCGCCGTCCCCGGACCACTGTCGCCCGAGCGCACCGACGCCCTGCGCGACGCCGCGAAGCTCGTCGCCCTGCACCTGCTGCGCGTGCGTGCCGGCGCCGATGTGGAGCGCCGCGTGCGCGCGGACCTCGTCGGCTCGGTGCTCGAGGGCGGCCCCGGTGCCCGGGAGGCGCTGGAGCGGCTCGGCCTCGCCGACAGCCCGCTGCTCGTGCTCGCGCTGGCGGTGCCCGACCCCGACCCGGAGACCGGCGACGACCCCGTCCTCGCCCACGAGCGGCAGCGGCTCAGCGACGCCTTCGCCGTCCACCTCAGCGCCGTGCACCCGCGGTCGGCCACCGCGCCGGTCGGCGGGGTCACCTACGCCCTGGCGGCGTACGCCGGTCCCGCCGGGGAGGGCGAGGCCCGCGCCGTGCGTGTCGCCGGCGACTTCCTCGAGCGGATCGGTGAGCGGCTGCGCACGGTGGTGGCCGTCGGGCCGGTCGCGACCTCGCTGAGCGAGATCGGCCGGTCACGGGAGACGACCGACCGGGTCCTGCGGGTGCTGCGCGACGACCCGTCGGCCGGCCCGGTCGCCCGCCTCGTCGACGTCCAGACCGAGTCGCTGCTGATGGAGCTGCGCGACCGGGTCCTCGCCCGGGGCGAGCCGGTCACCGGGCCGCTCGCCGCGCTGGTGGCCTACGACGAGGAGCACGACGGCAGCCTGGTCGCCACCCTGCACGCCTGGCTCGAGGCGTTCGGCGACGTCAACCGCGCCGCCGAGGCGCTCTACGTGCACCCCAACACCTTCCGCTACCGCCTGCGCCGCGTGCGCGAGGTCGGCGGCCTCGACCTGCTCGACCCCGCCCAGCGGTTCGCCGTCGGCCTCCAGCTCCGGCTCTGGCCCGGCCTCACCGCCGGCGCGCCCTCCACCGACGACCCGGCCTGA
- a CDS encoding LuxR C-terminal-related transcriptional regulator encodes MDASGASRAWRSTLTDLRERSGAPMVFGGPVGTGGLRLTHFVGARTGSLDGLVVRAGSGLGGRVLRESDVLVVEDYGLASEITHDYDAAVSAEGLRTVVGAPVVVGRSVRGVVYAGLRGAPGRSDHVLRLRAAATGAARHLAREIAVEDEVERRVAARQAEEARSAVSLGRAHAELRELAASTTDPALGARLERIAAAMVEEAPAAPPLSPRQVDVLALVATGAPYAVVAERLGLSAQTVKSYMRDLLVVLGAHGRHEAVAEARRRGLLP; translated from the coding sequence GTGGACGCGAGCGGTGCGAGCCGGGCCTGGCGCTCGACGCTGACGGACCTGCGGGAGCGCAGCGGGGCGCCGATGGTCTTCGGCGGGCCCGTGGGGACCGGCGGGCTGCGGCTGACCCACTTCGTCGGCGCGCGCACCGGCTCGCTCGACGGCCTCGTCGTCCGCGCCGGCTCCGGCCTCGGCGGGCGGGTGCTGCGCGAGTCCGACGTCCTGGTCGTCGAGGACTACGGGCTGGCCTCGGAGATCACCCACGACTACGACGCGGCGGTCTCCGCGGAGGGCCTGCGCACCGTCGTCGGGGCACCGGTCGTCGTCGGCCGCTCGGTGCGGGGCGTGGTGTACGCCGGCCTGCGCGGCGCGCCCGGCCGCTCCGACCACGTGCTGCGGCTGCGGGCCGCGGCGACCGGCGCCGCCCGGCACCTGGCGCGGGAGATCGCCGTCGAGGACGAGGTCGAGCGGCGGGTCGCCGCGCGGCAGGCGGAGGAGGCGCGCTCCGCGGTCTCGCTCGGCCGTGCGCACGCGGAGCTGCGCGAGCTGGCCGCGAGCACCACCGACCCGGCGCTGGGCGCCCGCCTCGAGCGGATCGCCGCAGCGATGGTCGAGGAGGCGCCGGCCGCGCCGCCGCTCTCGCCCCGGCAGGTCGACGTGCTCGCGCTGGTGGCCACCGGCGCGCCGTACGCGGTCGTCGCGGAGCGGCTGGGGCTCTCGGCCCAGACGGTGAAGTCCTACATGCGCGACCTGCTCGTCGTGCTCGGTGCGCACGGCCGCCACGAGGCGGTCGCGGAGGCGCGCCGCCGCGGGCTCCTGCCCTGA
- a CDS encoding Fur family transcriptional regulator, translating to MTTPDRQPGPSAGTTPDFTAELREAGLRVTKPRLAVLTAVHDHPHADTDTVIGQVRADLGAVSHQAVYDVLRALTDAGMVRRIQPAGATARYESRVGDNHHHVVCRSCGAIADVDCSVGHAPCLTASDDHGFVVDEAEVVYWGTCPDCAAARTTGSTTGSTTRTTPA from the coding sequence ATGACGACGCCGGACCGCCAGCCGGGGCCCTCCGCGGGCACCACCCCGGACTTCACGGCCGAGCTGCGTGAGGCCGGACTGAGGGTGACCAAGCCCCGACTGGCCGTGCTCACCGCGGTCCACGACCACCCGCACGCCGACACCGACACGGTCATCGGCCAGGTCCGCGCGGACCTCGGCGCGGTGTCCCACCAGGCGGTGTACGACGTCCTGCGTGCGCTCACCGACGCCGGCATGGTCCGCCGCATCCAGCCGGCCGGGGCCACCGCCCGCTACGAGTCCCGGGTGGGCGACAACCACCACCACGTCGTCTGCCGCTCCTGCGGCGCGATCGCCGACGTGGACTGCTCGGTCGGCCACGCCCCGTGCCTCACCGCGTCCGACGACCACGGCTTCGTGGTCGACGAGGCGGAGGTCGTGTACTGGGGCACCTGCCCCGACTGCGCGGCCGCCCGCACCACTGGCAGCACCACTGGCAGCACCACCCGCACCACCCCTGCCTGA
- a CDS encoding AMP-binding protein, translating into MTATAELRRVRDALVERRTRYADAVADFSWPDVGATFNFAHDWFDPFARGNDAPGLVILEEDGTRASYSFAELVDRSDQVAAALGSYGIGRGDAVLVMLGNQVELWETMLALTKVGAVIMPTTTAVTTAELADRIRRGGARAVVCNPADTAKLDGIEGDFLQFAVGGAEGWLDHGAAYELEPRPVPHPGNGTDDRLLLYFTSGTTSRPKLVEHTHRSYPVGHLTTMYWLGLRPGDVHLNVSSPGWAKHAWSNFFAPWLAEATVLVHNYRRFDPVTMLRAIREERVTTFCAPPTVWRMLINADLSGGPGDLREAIGAGEPLNAEVIKQVRDLWGLTIRDGFGQTETTASIANTPGQPVKAGSMGRPLPGVPVVLVDPATDEVVEGPGEGEICLDLAAGPVTLMTGYQGDPDRHAEAMRGGRYHTGDVADRDEDAYITYVGRTDDVFKASDYKVSPFELESVLIEHPAVAEAAVVPAPDAVRLAVPKAYVALAPGHEPTAETARSILAHAREQLPPYLRVRRLEFFELPKTISGKIRRVELRAREVEVAQQRPSTEYRDDDFDLRA; encoded by the coding sequence ATGACCGCCACCGCAGAGCTGCGCCGCGTCCGCGACGCCCTGGTCGAGCGCCGCACCCGGTACGCCGATGCCGTCGCCGACTTCTCCTGGCCCGACGTCGGAGCGACCTTCAACTTCGCCCACGACTGGTTCGACCCGTTCGCCCGCGGCAACGACGCCCCCGGGCTGGTGATCCTGGAGGAGGACGGCACCCGTGCGTCGTACTCCTTCGCCGAGCTGGTCGACCGCTCCGACCAGGTGGCGGCGGCGCTCGGGTCCTACGGGATCGGCCGCGGCGACGCGGTGCTGGTGATGCTCGGCAACCAGGTCGAGCTGTGGGAGACGATGCTGGCGCTGACCAAGGTGGGCGCGGTGATCATGCCGACGACCACGGCGGTCACGACGGCCGAGCTCGCCGACCGGATCCGCCGCGGCGGTGCGCGTGCGGTGGTCTGCAACCCCGCCGACACCGCCAAGCTCGACGGCATCGAGGGCGACTTCCTCCAGTTCGCCGTGGGTGGCGCGGAGGGGTGGCTCGACCACGGCGCGGCCTACGAGCTCGAGCCGCGGCCGGTCCCCCACCCGGGCAACGGCACCGACGACCGGCTGCTCCTCTACTTCACCAGCGGCACCACGAGCCGGCCCAAGCTGGTCGAGCACACCCACCGCTCCTACCCGGTCGGCCACCTCACCACGATGTACTGGCTGGGCCTGCGGCCCGGCGACGTGCACCTCAACGTCTCCAGCCCCGGCTGGGCCAAGCACGCGTGGTCGAACTTCTTCGCGCCCTGGCTCGCCGAGGCCACCGTGCTGGTCCACAACTACCGGCGCTTCGACCCCGTCACGATGCTGCGGGCGATCCGGGAGGAGCGGGTGACGACGTTCTGCGCGCCGCCGACGGTGTGGCGGATGCTCATCAACGCCGACCTGAGCGGCGGCCCCGGCGACCTGCGCGAGGCGATCGGCGCCGGCGAGCCGCTGAACGCCGAGGTGATCAAGCAGGTGCGCGACCTCTGGGGGCTGACCATCCGCGACGGCTTCGGGCAGACCGAGACCACCGCCTCGATCGCGAACACCCCGGGCCAGCCGGTCAAGGCCGGGTCGATGGGCCGCCCGCTGCCCGGAGTGCCGGTCGTCCTGGTCGACCCCGCCACCGACGAGGTGGTCGAGGGACCCGGCGAGGGGGAGATCTGCCTGGACCTCGCGGCGGGCCCGGTGACGCTGATGACCGGCTACCAGGGCGACCCCGACCGCCACGCGGAGGCGATGCGCGGCGGCCGGTACCACACCGGCGACGTCGCCGACCGCGACGAGGACGCCTACATCACCTACGTCGGCCGGACCGACGACGTCTTCAAGGCCTCCGACTACAAGGTGTCGCCCTTCGAGCTGGAGTCGGTGCTGATCGAGCACCCGGCGGTCGCCGAGGCGGCCGTCGTCCCGGCCCCGGACGCCGTCCGGCTCGCGGTGCCCAAGGCGTACGTCGCCCTCGCCCCCGGCCACGAGCCCACCGCCGAGACCGCCCGGTCGATCCTGGCCCACGCGCGCGAGCAGCTCCCTCCGTACCTCCGCGTGCGCCGGCTGGAGTTCTTCGAGCTGCCCAAGACCATCTCCGGCAAGATCCGCCGCGTCGAGCTCCGCGCCCGGGAGGTGGAGGTCGCCCAGCAGCGCCCCAGTACCGAGTACCGCGACGACGACTTCGACCTGAGGGCGTGA
- a CDS encoding SLC13 family permease: MLPDVLVEATAAAWTTTWPVLAFLLVITLVSDLCADARLFDVAAHAVARLAGGRTPLLFAAHCLLATVTTVLLGIDTTAVMLTPVSLALAAQVGVAPLPFAFATLWLANGASLLLPISNLTNLLAVERTGQSAGAFVADLWLPQVVVLAVVVTVLALRHRAALTGTYPVPRTLPAYDAVLVAGSATVALGIAVATVLGAPAWAAATGGLAVLVLLAVVRDPGLVRPGRLLRSVPAVILVGTFALFTLVEVALRVVDVERLDWPGPVAVAAAAALLANAVDNLPAWLALAPLTDDGLQPALLVGVNAGGMLLLWGSLANLLWRRRCRLAGLHVTWTQFLREGLLVVPLCVVLGALVA; encoded by the coding sequence GTGCTCCCGGACGTCCTGGTCGAGGCGACCGCCGCCGCCTGGACGACCACGTGGCCCGTGCTCGCCTTCCTGCTCGTCATCACCCTGGTGAGCGACCTGTGCGCGGACGCCCGGCTCTTCGACGTCGCCGCCCACGCCGTCGCCCGGCTGGCCGGTGGCCGCACGCCGCTGCTCTTCGCGGCCCACTGCCTGCTCGCGACCGTCACCACCGTGCTGCTGGGGATCGACACCACCGCGGTGATGCTCACCCCGGTCTCCCTCGCGCTCGCCGCCCAGGTCGGGGTGGCGCCGCTGCCGTTCGCCTTCGCCACGCTGTGGCTGGCCAACGGCGCGAGCCTGCTCTTGCCGATCTCGAACCTCACCAACCTCCTGGCCGTCGAGCGCACGGGGCAGTCGGCCGGTGCGTTCGTCGCCGACCTCTGGCTGCCGCAGGTCGTCGTGCTGGCCGTCGTTGTCACGGTCCTCGCGCTGCGGCACCGGGCAGCGCTCACCGGCACCTACCCCGTCCCCCGCACGCTCCCGGCGTACGACGCCGTGCTGGTCGCCGGCAGCGCGACCGTCGCGCTGGGGATCGCGGTGGCGACCGTGCTCGGCGCCCCGGCCTGGGCCGCGGCGACCGGCGGGCTGGCCGTGCTCGTGCTGCTCGCCGTCGTCCGCGACCCGGGGCTGGTGCGGCCAGGCCGGCTGCTGCGCTCGGTCCCGGCGGTCATCCTCGTGGGCACCTTCGCGCTGTTCACCCTGGTCGAGGTCGCCCTGCGGGTGGTCGACGTCGAGCGCCTCGACTGGCCCGGCCCGGTCGCGGTGGCCGCCGCGGCGGCCCTGCTCGCCAACGCCGTGGACAACCTCCCGGCGTGGCTCGCGCTCGCGCCGCTGACCGACGACGGCCTCCAGCCGGCCCTGCTGGTCGGGGTCAACGCCGGCGGCATGCTGCTGCTCTGGGGCTCGCTGGCGAACCTGCTCTGGCGGCGCCGCTGCCGCCTCGCCGGCCTGCACGTCACCTGGACCCAGTTCCTCCGCGAGGGCCTGCTGGTGGTCCCCCTCTGCGTCGTCCTCGGCGCCCTCGTCGCCTGA
- the katG gene encoding catalase/peroxidase HPI encodes MTQDDNAPVSPQGVDRKAEGGCPVMHDSAAAHGSESENPAIDSPTPKTGGRPHTNKDWWPNSLDLSPLHAHSSKSNPLGPDFDYSEEFKKLDLQELRRDIVEVLNTSQDWWPADFGHYGGLFIRMSWHAAGTYRIFDGRGGAGEGSQRFAPLNSWPDNANIDKARRLLWPVKQKHGQKISWADLLVYAGTVALEDMGFQTFGFAFGREDIWEPEEIIWGPEDTWLGDERYSGERELEETLGAVQMGLIYVNPEGPNGNPDPLASARDIRDTFARMAMNDEETVALIAGGHTFGKTHGAGDPDLVGPEPEAAPIEEQGLGWKSGFGSGKGADAITSGLEVTWTSTPTRWSNDFFKFLFKYEWELEKSPAGAWQWVAKDAEAIVPGPAADSPKRKPTMLTSDLALRFDPEYEKISRRFLENPNEFSQAFAKAWYKLLHRDMGPIERFLGPWVPEAQLWQDPVPPVQGELVGDADVAALKSAVLESGLTVSELVSTAWASAASFRSTDKRGGANGARIRLEPQRGWAANQPEQLERVLERLEAVRAEFNGRGGAQVSMADLIVLAGSAAVEKAARDAGVEVTVPFHPGRTDATQEQTDVHSFRVLEPRADGFRNYLRSGEKMQPEVLLVERSYMLDLTAPEMTVLVGGLRALGNNVGGVQHGVLTDRPGVLTNDFFANLLAPGTQWKASESEENVYDIRDAATGEPKWTATAVDLIFGSNSQLRALAEVYASEDARDKFVQDFVRAWTKVMELDRFDLE; translated from the coding sequence ATGACCCAGGACGACAACGCCCCCGTCAGCCCCCAGGGGGTGGACCGGAAGGCCGAGGGCGGCTGCCCGGTCATGCACGACTCCGCCGCCGCGCACGGCAGCGAGAGCGAGAACCCGGCGATCGACTCGCCGACGCCCAAGACCGGTGGCCGCCCGCACACCAACAAGGACTGGTGGCCCAACAGCCTCGACCTCTCGCCGCTGCACGCCCACTCCTCCAAGAGCAACCCGCTCGGTCCGGACTTCGACTACTCCGAGGAGTTCAAGAAGCTCGACCTGCAGGAGCTGCGCCGCGACATCGTCGAGGTCCTCAACACCTCCCAGGACTGGTGGCCCGCCGACTTCGGCCACTACGGCGGCCTCTTCATCCGGATGAGCTGGCACGCCGCCGGCACGTACCGCATCTTCGACGGCCGCGGCGGCGCGGGCGAGGGCTCGCAGCGCTTCGCCCCGCTCAACAGCTGGCCCGACAACGCCAACATCGACAAGGCCCGCCGCCTGCTGTGGCCGGTCAAGCAGAAGCACGGCCAGAAGATCTCCTGGGCCGACCTGCTGGTGTACGCCGGCACCGTCGCGCTCGAGGACATGGGCTTCCAGACCTTCGGCTTCGCCTTCGGCCGCGAGGACATCTGGGAGCCGGAGGAGATCATCTGGGGCCCCGAGGACACCTGGCTGGGCGACGAGCGCTACTCCGGCGAGCGCGAGCTCGAGGAGACCCTGGGCGCGGTCCAGATGGGCCTGATCTACGTCAACCCCGAGGGCCCGAACGGCAACCCGGACCCGCTGGCCTCGGCCCGCGACATCCGCGACACCTTCGCGCGGATGGCGATGAACGACGAGGAGACCGTCGCGCTCATCGCCGGCGGCCACACCTTCGGCAAGACCCACGGCGCCGGCGACCCCGACCTGGTCGGCCCCGAGCCGGAGGCCGCGCCGATCGAGGAGCAGGGCCTGGGCTGGAAGAGCGGCTTCGGCTCCGGCAAGGGCGCCGACGCGATCACCTCGGGCCTGGAGGTCACCTGGACCTCCACGCCGACCCGGTGGAGCAACGACTTCTTCAAGTTCCTCTTCAAGTACGAGTGGGAGCTGGAGAAGAGCCCGGCCGGCGCCTGGCAGTGGGTCGCCAAGGACGCCGAGGCGATCGTCCCCGGCCCGGCCGCCGACTCCCCCAAGCGCAAGCCGACCATGCTCACCAGCGACCTCGCGCTGCGCTTCGACCCCGAGTACGAGAAGATCTCGCGCCGCTTCCTGGAGAACCCCAACGAGTTCTCGCAGGCCTTCGCCAAGGCCTGGTACAAGCTGCTCCACCGCGACATGGGCCCCATCGAGCGCTTCCTCGGCCCGTGGGTGCCCGAGGCGCAGCTGTGGCAGGACCCGGTCCCGCCGGTGCAGGGCGAGCTCGTCGGCGACGCCGACGTGGCGGCGCTGAAGTCGGCCGTGCTCGAGTCCGGCCTCACCGTCTCCGAGCTGGTCTCCACCGCGTGGGCGTCGGCCGCGTCGTTCCGCTCCACCGACAAGCGCGGTGGCGCCAACGGTGCGCGGATCCGCCTCGAGCCGCAGCGCGGCTGGGCCGCCAACCAGCCCGAGCAGCTCGAGCGGGTGCTCGAGCGGCTCGAGGCCGTCCGGGCGGAGTTCAACGGCCGCGGCGGCGCGCAGGTCTCGATGGCCGACCTCATCGTCCTGGCCGGCTCGGCCGCGGTCGAGAAGGCCGCCCGGGACGCCGGTGTCGAGGTGACCGTGCCGTTCCACCCCGGCCGCACCGACGCCACCCAGGAGCAGACCGACGTCCACTCCTTCCGCGTCCTCGAGCCGCGTGCCGACGGCTTCCGCAACTACCTGCGGTCCGGCGAGAAGATGCAGCCGGAGGTCCTCCTGGTCGAGCGCTCCTACATGCTCGACCTGACCGCTCCCGAGATGACCGTCCTCGTCGGCGGCCTGCGGGCGCTCGGCAACAACGTCGGCGGCGTGCAGCACGGCGTCCTCACCGACCGGCCGGGCGTGCTCACCAACGACTTCTTCGCCAACCTGCTCGCCCCCGGCACGCAGTGGAAGGCCTCGGAGTCGGAGGAGAACGTCTACGACATCCGTGACGCCGCGACCGGCGAGCCGAAGTGGACCGCCACCGCGGTGGACCTGATCTTCGGCTCGAACTCCCAGCTGCGTGCCCTCGCCGAGGTCTACGCCAGCGAGGACGCCCGCGACAAGTTCGTCCAGGACTTCGTCCGGGCCTGGACCAAGGTCATGGAGCTGGACCGCTTCGACCTGGAGTGA
- a CDS encoding AMP-binding protein: MAGQDAAQPEPQGARLSYAAGGAEPPLLEETIGANLERTVAAHAEREALVEVATGRRWTWAELDADVDALARGLLAAGIERGDRVGIWAPNCAEWTLTQYATAKVGAVLVNVNPAYRTHELAYAVEQSGMRLLVAASRFRTSDYAAMVAAVRADCPALERVVLLDTEDWAALLAEGEPLPAGAVAERMAELDPADPINIQYTSGTTGRPKGATLSHRNILNNGYLTTELIALGPEDRLCIPVPFYHCFGMVMANLGCTSHGTTMVIPAPAFDPEATLATIAAERCTGVYGVPTMFIAMQHHPTFADHDLSTLRTGIMAGSVCPVEVMRRCIEDMGMTQVSIAYGMTETSPVSCQTRVDDDVERRTATIGRVHPHLEIKVVDPVSGETVGRGEPGEYCTRGYSVMLGYWEEEEKTREAVDADGWMHTGDLAVMREDGYCTIVGRIKDMVIRGGENIYPREVEDFLHTHPDVEDVQVVGVPDERYGEELCAWIRVRAGAEPLDAAAVRAYCEGRLAHFKVPRYVLVVDEFPMTVTGKVRKVEMRERSASELGLG; the protein is encoded by the coding sequence ATGGCCGGTCAGGACGCAGCACAGCCGGAGCCGCAGGGGGCGCGGCTGTCGTACGCCGCGGGCGGGGCCGAGCCGCCGCTGCTCGAGGAGACGATCGGCGCGAACCTCGAGCGCACGGTCGCGGCCCACGCCGAGCGGGAGGCCCTCGTCGAGGTCGCCACCGGCCGTCGCTGGACCTGGGCGGAGCTCGACGCCGACGTCGACGCCCTGGCCCGCGGCCTGCTCGCCGCCGGGATCGAGCGCGGCGACCGGGTCGGCATCTGGGCGCCGAACTGCGCGGAGTGGACGCTCACCCAGTACGCCACCGCCAAGGTCGGCGCGGTCCTGGTCAACGTCAACCCCGCCTACCGGACCCACGAGCTCGCCTACGCCGTCGAGCAGTCGGGGATGCGGCTGCTCGTCGCCGCCTCCCGGTTCCGCACGAGCGACTACGCCGCGATGGTCGCCGCGGTCCGCGCGGACTGCCCGGCGCTGGAGCGGGTGGTCCTGCTCGACACCGAGGACTGGGCGGCCCTCCTGGCCGAGGGCGAGCCGCTGCCGGCCGGCGCGGTGGCCGAGCGGATGGCAGAGCTGGACCCCGCCGACCCGATCAACATCCAGTACACCTCCGGCACCACCGGCCGCCCCAAGGGCGCGACGCTCAGCCACCGCAACATCCTCAACAACGGCTACCTCACCACCGAGCTGATCGCGCTCGGCCCCGAGGACCGGCTGTGCATCCCGGTGCCCTTCTACCACTGCTTCGGGATGGTGATGGCCAACCTCGGGTGCACCAGCCACGGCACCACGATGGTCATCCCGGCGCCGGCGTTCGACCCCGAGGCCACCCTGGCCACCATCGCCGCCGAGCGCTGCACCGGCGTGTACGGCGTGCCGACGATGTTCATCGCGATGCAGCACCACCCGACGTTCGCCGACCACGACCTCTCGACGCTGCGCACCGGGATCATGGCCGGCTCGGTGTGCCCGGTCGAGGTGATGCGCCGCTGCATCGAGGACATGGGCATGACCCAGGTGTCGATCGCGTACGGCATGACCGAGACCTCGCCGGTCTCCTGCCAGACCCGGGTCGACGACGACGTCGAGCGGCGCACGGCCACCATCGGGCGGGTCCACCCCCACCTCGAGATCAAGGTGGTCGACCCGGTCTCGGGCGAGACCGTCGGGCGGGGCGAGCCGGGGGAGTACTGCACGCGCGGCTACTCGGTGATGCTCGGCTACTGGGAGGAGGAGGAGAAGACCCGCGAGGCCGTCGACGCCGACGGCTGGATGCACACCGGCGACCTCGCGGTGATGCGCGAGGACGGCTACTGCACGATCGTCGGTCGGATCAAGGACATGGTGATCCGGGGTGGCGAGAACATCTACCCGCGCGAGGTCGAGGACTTCCTGCACACCCACCCCGACGTCGAGGACGTCCAGGTCGTCGGGGTGCCGGACGAGCGGTACGGCGAGGAGCTGTGCGCCTGGATCCGGGTGCGTGCCGGGGCGGAGCCGCTCGACGCGGCCGCGGTGCGGGCCTACTGCGAGGGTCGGCTGGCGCACTTCAAGGTGCCGCGCTACGTCCTCGTCGTCGACGAGTTCCCGATGACGGTCACCGGCAAGGTCCGCAAGGTCGAGATGCGCGAGCGGTCGGCCTCCGAGCTCGGGCTGGGCTGA